A single region of the Melopsittacus undulatus isolate bMelUnd1 chromosome 10, bMelUnd1.mat.Z, whole genome shotgun sequence genome encodes:
- the TCFL5 gene encoding transcription factor-like 5 protein, protein MSGSAPEEPQTSIPQSTPSVPDPAPVAVGPGGSSDVSFGEQTLSFTTPAVSLVEMMEIEYTQLQHMLYPHAEAQASEGEAQGRLGAFSSSPGNPADPPLQPSPRTRQEGGISTSPGSPGYPVSSQAGLAADSSSNPRLGYADLQELRMMLLSEPNLPVSRADKMPNSSSVAGPGQSLVKVKRGENGVGSNKGNILVENSTPEPRSKSAVRVRLEDRFNSIQTENPRCQEPQESGVTLNNLVTLIRQPSELVSVPVHQQENKCAALGKKKTSPASPSSQFPYPVLTMNACSTAGGANPSQAQTSSASCAILEAAKHQDLGISKAFSFCYQEMDSTKQAAGAMNKALPEEVWIKVGEESLCKQALNRRSCSKISPLEPKIDRKPLSEIQNTRDGSQIATAAQGPWQAAQSSSSLQMQSGIQDGIAQRRERHNRMERDRRRRIRVCCDELNLLVPFCTVDTDKATTLQWTTAFLKYIQERHGDSLKQEFETVFCAKTGRRLKIPRSDSFVTCAAQENTYGYGDQVA, encoded by the exons ATGTCAGGATCGGCCCCGGAGGAGCCTCAGACCTCCATCCCTCAGAGCACACCTAGTGTTCCCGATCCCGCTCCGGTTGCTGTCGGACCTGGAGGCTCAAGTGACGTTTCCTTTGGTGAGCAAACCCTTAGCTTCACCACCCCAGCCGTCAGCCTGGTGGAGATGATGGAAATTGAGTACACCCAGCTGCAGCACATGCTTTACCCACACGCCGAGGCACAAGCTAGCGAAGGCGAAGCACAAGGCAGGCTCGGTGCCTTCTCCTCCTCGCCTGGTAACCCCGCAGACCCCCCTCTGCAGCCCTCGCCGCGCACCAGGCAGGAGGGGGGTATATCCACCAGCCCTGGGAGCCCAGGGTACCCGGTTAGCTCCCAGGCAGGGTTAGCTGCTGACAGCAGTTCAAACCCACGGCTGGGCTATGCTGACCTGCAGGAGCTCAGGATGATGTTACTGAGCGAGCCTAACCTCCCTGTGAGCCGTGCGGATAAAATGCCTAACAGTAGCTCGGTAGCAGGCCCGGGACAGAGTTTAGTGAAAGTTAAACGTGGTGAGAATGGTGTTGGGAGCAATAAAGGAAACATACTTGTTGAAAATTCGACACCAGAGCCTAGATCTAAATCTGCAGTCAGAGTTCGGTTGGAAGACAGATTCAACAGCATCCAGACAGAGAACCCCAGATGTCAAGAACCCCAAGAATCTGGAGTAACCCTTAACAA tttaGTAACATTGATTCGACAGCCATCCGAGCTGGTCAGTGTTCCTGTCCATCAGCAAGAAAACAAGTGTGCTgcactagggaaaaaaaagacatcccctgcctctccttcctcacaGTTCCCATACCCAGTCTTGACTATGAATGCATGTTCTACTGCTGGAGGTGCAAACCCTTCACAAGCACAG accTCTAGTGCATCTTGTGCTATTTTGGAAGCTGCCAAACATCAAGACCTCGGGATATCCAAGGCATTCTCTTTCTGCTATCAGGAAATGGACTCCACGAAACAGGCAGCAGGTGCTATGAATAAAGCCTTGCCTGAGGAAGTCTGGATCAAAGTTGGAG aagaGAGCTTGTGCAAGCAAGCGCTAAACAGAAGAAGTTGCAGCAAAATAAGCCCATTGGAACCAAAGATAGATCGCAAACCTCTCAGTGAAATTCAGAACACACGTGATGGTAGCCAGATTGCCACAGCTGCCCAGGGCCCCTGGCAGGCAGCACAGTCCAGTTCAAGCCTGCAGATGCAAAGTGGTATTCAGGATGGAATCGCTCAGCGAAGAGAAAGGCATAACCGCATGGAGAGAGATAGGAG GCGCAGGATCCGGGTTTGCTGTGATGAGCTGAATCTTCTGGTTCCATTCTGTACTGTTGATACTGATAAGGCAACAACTTTACAGTGGACAACTGCGTTTCTGAAGTACATTCAGGAAAGGCATGGGGATTCTCTGAAACAG GAATTTGAGACTGTATTCTGTGCTAAAACAGGCAGGAGACTAAAAATCCCAAGGTCAGACTCATTTGTAACGTGTGCTGCGCAGGAAAATACGTATGGCTATGGAGACCAAGTAGCCTGA